The sequence below is a genomic window from Cygnus olor isolate bCygOlo1 chromosome 7, bCygOlo1.pri.v2, whole genome shotgun sequence.
CTCAGTAGAGCTGAGTCCCTAAAAGAGAGTCTGCTGCAGGGACCATTTAAAGCGGTGAAAGGAGTTTAAGGAAGTTCAGTGGTGGAAGAGTAGGGAGAAGGCCGTGCCTTCTTCATCCCATTCCCACTGTCTCCTGTCACCGCAGGGCTGTGTTGTCAATGCAGCAGGTGAGTGCATGTAATGTATTTCGTCTGGCAAGTTTCTTGCCCCTTTTCCTTGGAAGAAAGATGCTCGATTTAATACAGCTAAGTATAATTACTCAGTGtgcgtgtatgtgtgtgtatatatataattatatgtatataactaATTCTGGCTGGGGTCTTGCTGCAACTCATCAACACAAACAAGCAGGACTCTCATCCAGTGATGGATGAGCAATGCGATGAACTGCAGACAGTGCTGTGATTCACTGTGAGTACTGCTCCTCTACCCAGCCAGCTTACCTGAAAGCTATTCTGCTGATGGTGCCATCTTCCAGAGTTATAAACTCGTGGCTGCGACCCTTTGGGCTCATTAGAGATTGCTAGGCACTTCAATAAGGACAAAGAGTTTGGAGTCCTACCCAAATTTCAGCTATGTAATTACAGAGTGTCTTTCTGAATACCAGGAATATTGGTGATTCCTCCTGCCTTAGTCTCTTGATTATTTGGTGTGCTGCTGTATTACTGACCCACTCCTTCCCAGCTGTTATTGCATCTCTGCTGCCACAGGTATTTACCCACTGCTTCCCTCttgccctgctctgtgcagtcTGTAAAGTACTCCATGACCTTCCTGTATAACAGGCACTGCAGAATGGCGTAAGAAGGTGGGTGTGTGGGAAGGCTAGGGCTAGCCCTGCTGGGGTTGGGGGTAAGATGGGTGGGACTGCAGTAGTCACAGTTAGAAATGGTCCCACCTCTTGCTCCCTGACGTTTCTGCTGGTGATTAGACAGCAGGACTCACCACCAGCCTGGAGGTAAGGTGGTGCACCTGCTGTTTGCTCCCCTTGTATCTCTGGGATCATTGGCAAGATGGTTGTCTCCGAGGGAGGGGTTCCTGAGTTTTCTCTATTGCTTATCGGCCTCTACCTTGAGGCTGTTGATCCCTTTTTACCTTCTGAGAAAAGTAATCCTGCTGGGAGCAATATTCCCAGTGAATCCATCAGCTGCACACCGATACTGATAGGCCTGCCAGGCAGTCTGGGGAACTGCTCCCAGTGCCTGTCTGTCTTAAGAAGCCAAAAAGAGCATTTCATGGCCCTCTGGGGTTGGCCCGTTCCCTTCCACCCCTTTGGCCCATTTGTGGAGCCGGCTGTAGAGGGGGAAGCCCTTGTTCTCCCGGTAGATGTAGACACCTGTGATGGCGTTCCACTGGGGGCTTGGCTGGACACCCTCCACTGGGAACTCCTGCACCaactccttctcctccttgtcCAGCGccacaaaaccaaagaaatgcTTCACGTTATTGGCTGCCAGGATCCTGGAGTGGACTTCAGCTGTGCGGCGGAAGAGCTTGTCCTCGTTGGCACGGTACTGGGCCCAGTAGGCCTCCTGCCGGTAGCTCAGTGGTGAACAGCAGTGCTTCAGGCACTTGGTGAGGAAAACCAGGACCGCGACGATCCCGATGAGCAGCCAGCCAAAGAGCTGAGAATAGAGAAGCTGTGTTAGGATGTATCAAGGCAGTCTTACCTGCTCCATGCAGCTCTCTCCCCAGCATGCCTACCTGGGACTCGTATCTCAGCCTCCGTGTCACCTCGTCCCTGAACTTGGTGAGGTTCGATGGTATGTCTTTACAGGGGAACCTTGCTAGCACCTCAGCTCCGTACTCAGCTGGGAACTTGTCCAGGGAGGATGGCCTGACAAACTCGCTGAGGGCGCAGATGTAAGCCTCCCCACGCAGCAGCGAGATGACTGACCAGGTGACGGGTGCCACGGCTGCCCGGCCCATGATGGAgccaaagaggagaaaagtagCAGCAGTGGAGAAATTCTTGGTGCCACGTTTGTGGCACTCAGCCACTAGGTTCCAGGTGTGGTTGTTCCAGATGACACCGATGAGGAAGAGTGCCAGAGCTGGGACACCGATGGCAGCCAGCCCGTAGATGTAGTTacgggctggggagcaggggcagttGAAGGCAACGACTGAGAAGAGCTCCTCGCTACCCACTGTGCCCAGGGCCACCAGGCCGTTGAAGATCATCACATCTTTGCTCTTGAAGAACAAGGAGAGGAAGCGGAAGTTTTCAGCAACGAGGGCGGCCATCTtggcctggggctgggggatgaGAGGAGGTGCCTGCTGCAGCGGGGGGTCGTGCTGGCCCACGTCCCAGCACCAAGGGGCACGACAATGCGGGGTGAAGTGGCCTTGGGCCTGCTGACATGCAAGGAGCGTTCTGGGAGCACAACACCTTCACTGCTGTTCCTTCCAGCTGGTGTCCCAACccctggagctggctgctgaTATCAGGGATACTTCAAAATGGGTTGAAGAGGGATTCAGCCTAAGAAACAAGGGAAAACTCAGACTCTTTCCCACTAAATTctctaaaaatgtttctgcagcaaAGACTTAGCAAGGGGACAGTTGTTTCTTCCCCTGCTGTTTGCACATTCGTCGTCTTTCCTTCTTTGGCTTTAGTCACCTCCCACAGAAGTGATTTATCAGTGGTGTTGGCACTGGACGCTTGATCTCCCAAGCCTGCAACGAAGGAGGATGCTGTGTTACTGGGGAAACTGGACCAGACCACTGGGGCTGGGATGTGGCACCAGCACTGCCCCTGACTCACAATCTAGCccaggcacacacacagcatgCCTTGTGAGCACTGTGGGATTTGCCCCCCCTCCTTAAATGTGATGAGTCAGTAGTTAGTAATAGCCTAAGGTACGTCAGGGAGGCAACAGGAGGTGGGCCCTCTGGGTGCTGTTAGTTTGTCTGGCAGGTTTGGGTGCAGGGAGATGGGGTGTGGGAGGATGaggcaggagaaggggaggggggaggaagcaGCTTGGGACTGAGACCCCACTGGAGGATGGTGTCCTGCTGCCCTGTGAGTGACAGGGTGTGTGTGAGTGGCAGCCCCAAGCTACTGCAGCCCTATTCCCCTAGTGTGAGACTCAACAACGGGGCAAGGGGGTGCTGAGGGCACTGCTGGTGCCAGCAAAGGATGTTACTTTCTGGGAAAGCGAATCTTATCATGATGATCCAAGATGCAAACATCACATGCAGATAGAGCTTGGCCTACAATTACCTAGGAGTTGTTGCTAGTACTGGGTGTGGTAGGATGATATTTCTCTCCCACAGTTGGCTGACATAACTGTACGTGTCCTTCTGGCCTACAGGCCTGGCTCTGCCTCTTTCCACCAGCCTTCAGTTGTCCCTTGGCACCTTGGTGCCAGCAATGCACTGTGCTGTGTGTCTTCCTCCAGCATTTCTCTCAGTACAACACTGGTTATACAGGGTAGGACTGGTGCTGAGTGAGGATCAAGTCTGGGAAAGTACATgccctgatttttatttatttattttttgaaggacAGGAAAATAAGTGGGGAGTGCATCTGAGCTGTGTAGTGATGCCCACTCCTCCTGTCCTGGGGTAACCAAGTCTTGCAAACTGTGTTTAATTTCTTGGTTTACTTTGTATCTACGCTGCACCCTTGTGTGGTTTTATCGCAGGAAGCCTCAAGCACCTCGCTTGCTGGGAAAGCCCTCACCCTTGGACTTAAGTGGAACTGCTGCCACCGTGGCTTGCTGGAGGCAGGAAGGACCTGGGTGCTTAACAGCCTCCAGTGGCAGCATCAGTGCACATCCTTGCAGAGAGCTCCTGGAGAGCCCTGACCCACGCACAGCGCAGCTACACTGAAATCTCCCCTGATGAAGCATCTCCCCCACAATGTGCACAGGGCAAGGCGGCCCTGGGCCAGCCCCACCCACAGAGAAAAGGCTATGGGGGCATTGGTGCAGACAAGACAAAGGTTTGCCATAGTCTCTTTTACAATGCTTGCACAGGCATTGTGCTTTAAATCCATTTTGTGCTCTAGTGCGTCTTctaccccctccccccccaaagcCTGTTTTGCTTGGTTCCTCCACAGGGAAGCAAAGGGGAAGTGAGCCAGAAATTTGGCCTGGTTTCCCTGCTCTGTCTAACCCCCAGCAATCCCCTTAAAGCCATGCTATCACACAGCTCAAACATAAGAAGCCAAGGCCCTTAATTTCTTCCTGCATCTTCCCAGCTTTCCATATGCAAAACTCCTGCGTTAAAGGAGCCAGACCAGCCAAAAACTGCAGCCACGTGACGGCACATCAGgcctgcagctctggctgccagCTCGGGCTGCCATGCTTCATGGCGTGCAGCCTTTGCAGCAGGGCACCAAACCTACAAACTTGCACTGGTGCATAGGGTTCAAAGCCCTGTCATTAGGGAGAGAAGCAACCACTGCTGATAAACAAGGCCTTGCAACCTCCCTGCCAGAGTCTGGCATcaggcaaagcaaaaataagaggAGCTGGCAAAGTTatgttgttttttgggggggtgtgGGGGCTTCCTTCCTTTGATTTTGGCTTAAGCTACCTGGCTAGGAGAGGGTGGGGTAGGATTGGAAGGGAAAAGTTGTTTTCAGCAGATCATTGTTTAGAAGTCTGTGTTAGTCTTTCTGAAGCATCCATGAAAAGCAAGTAGAAAATGAAGTCACTTACTTGGAAAGCTGTTGAAATCAGTTCTGGAGCTTTCTCAGCAACTCATGTGGTTTTCGCGCGGGCTCCGGGTGCAGGGCTTTCCTAGCAGAGAGGGGGGCTGTGCAGCAGGGGTGTCCAGCTTTGGCCAGGCTGATGGACAAAGTGAAAGTGGGTAAAAACAGTGTTCGAGTTCGGCAGCTTCCTTTTTCAGTCTGCAATGTGCCCTCGGCTGTCAGCTTTTGGGAGGAGGGCGGGGGTTGTTCTCGGGCCCTGTGCTTGGGTGGGGCAATGAGCAGGCACTTGCCTTCTGCTGGGTGCAAGGCTGAGGATgtgcctttaaaaagaaaaaaaaaatggaaaggaaagactGAGAATGAGTCACTGGAAAAATCACATCGTCCTTTTCCAGATCTACCATACAGCTGTGCAGAGGCTGGCCATGGAGGGAACCGGCTCTGTCTGGAGGACGGGAGCGACGGACGCCTTGCTGGAGCATGAAGGGGAAACACCAAAGCCCCCAGCCTGGGGGCTGGATGTGACCCTCATGCTCCCCAGGGGATGCTGGAGGGACCCACCGGTACCAAGGGAAGGACTCGAGCTAAGCAGTCAGGGGCAGCACGGGAGAAGAAGCCCTTGGTCCCAGGCGAAGGGACAGGAACTGCTGCTTTCGTGCCTGAGAGCCGGCTGAGCCAGCGGGGAAGATGCCAGTCCGGCTGGGTTTTCGGGAGAAGCAGGAAACCGGCATCACGAGCTCCATCGGGTTTCGTTTCCTGCTGCTCGGGACGGACCCGCTCTCGTGGGGCGAGCAGAGGGGAGTGATGGCTGCCATGCAGTGCTGTGGTTTGGGTCCGGGGCAAGCCGGGACGGGATGGGGGGCTGGGTGCAGCCCACAATTTGGCAAGCACAGCGCATTCCTGCCCCCTCTGCTTTTCCGCTTTCCACTTCCTCTGCAGTCTGATGCCTGCAAGGCAGTGGAGGACGCTACGCTTTCTCCTTgcatctcttcctcctctttggTGTCtgtcctccagctccagcctgtcGCAGAGGCCAGAGGCTCCACTCTCTTTCCCCAGCGTCCTTGTCACCATGTCCTCAGGGTTAAGCTCAGCCCTCCCCAGAGGACGTATTCAGCCCAGGAAAACCTTCAGCAGCACCCATGTTCCCCTCTGCCTAGAGCAAACCCGAGCCAAGCCTGATGTCTGCAGTCCAGCTGTGATCTTTGGCCTGAGTCCTCTTCCTTACCCCAGACATGGGTTTGGCTCCAGACCTGCCCCCTCAatgcctgcccagccccaggagggTTTTTTGCAGCTCGGTGGTGCTGGGAtgtgctgcctgctctgtggGGACTCTGCCAATTGCTGTGTGGGGCAGGGCTATGATTTCAAAATCTAGATTAAAACTCCAAAAGCTTCTCTTTGCAAACGCACACCAGTTCCTTGGTATCTCGATGGATCTGCCGTGGAGGCTGCCAGCCCTATATTCTAATCACTGCTGTGGTGGGATGTGGAGTACGCCTTTCGGGGTGAGCCATTAACAGGGCTGAGCTGCAAATAATAGGAGTGGAAACCACCTTTATCTTTTAATCTCCTTTGCTTTGTAAATCAGGTTTTGTGCCTATTAATTTCTGGGCAGGTGCCTTAATTAAAGTTTGGGGTGTGAAGATTAATGATAAATCTGTGTCATGCTCCTTTCTTCTGGGAGTCAGCCAgattcagcctggccttgacTATGGGCTTGTTCTTGCTCTCGCAGAGCGGCTCGGAGaatttcattgtcatttttgtcctttgttctcctctccccacagccTCTGTAGAGTAACACGCCAGTAATTAAGGTTTATGTGCAAGACTGTCACCTCAGTAACTGGTGAGCCATAATGGGTCGGTTTGAACAAGAACGCAGTAGGAAAAATTTCAAGGGGATGAGCGTTTAGAAAGGGATGCGGCAGGGGTGGAATTCGTATTTGCAAAGGGTTTTTCCTGCGCGTTGCTAATGAAATCATGGCCATCAGGGAAAGCGGAGATTTCCATAGTCACCTTGAGGGCCTGTGCCCCATGACCTCCAGGTTTTAGGGAAATGAGCGCCCACCCAGTGTTGCACAGGGATGGTGTTGCCTCCCCACAGCTGACGCGGCCACCCCAGCTCCACCACAGGCCGCGGCCAGCTCGCTGCCAGCCTCCGCATGCCACCTCAGGTCCTTGTCATTGTATTCAAATAAAGAAACCCCAACGGCTTTTGTAAACAGCCTTTATGACTCCTCGTGCCTAAGCGCAGAGCTGGAACGGCAAGcctgaattatttatttgttgctaGCTCCTTAAACAAACATCCGGGCTGTTTGTAACATCGGTCTGTGTGCCGGGGGGGAATCCAGGTAAAGCTACAAGGATGGGCTGACCGTCCTGCCAAAAATCCATGGCATGGGGTCAGCCTGGCAGCTaccctctgtgctgctgagcgATAGCTGCTCTCCTTGTCTTGGCAGCCCCCTGCTTGAATTGTACCCGTGACACCTGACTGCACAGTTCTTGTCATGGGTAATGCAGTGTGGGACGCCCCTTTTCTAGTTCATTTTTGGGATCAAATTTATTTAAGTTTCTCATGGCATTgaaactgtgtgtgtgtctggggGGGGTAGTAAGATAGAGATGGTAATGGGAAGACTTCTGGGGTTTCATGTCTCAGCGTGAGAGGGCCATCCCCAGCTTGATTCCCTAGGGGAGAATTTTTAATAGTGCCCAAACCCATGAATGCTGCCCAGCATCACAAggagctgtccctgctccagctctgtcACAGGGTTGGAGGTGCACGTGGTAAAAGTAGGGAAGTTTTGCACA
It includes:
- the CALHM2 gene encoding calcium homeostasis modulator protein 2; translated protein: MAALVAENFRFLSLFFKSKDVMIFNGLVALGTVGSEELFSVVAFNCPCSPARNYIYGLAAIGVPALALFLIGVIWNNHTWNLVAECHKRGTKNFSTAATFLLFGSIMGRAAVAPVTWSVISLLRGEAYICALSEFVRPSSLDKFPAEYGAEVLARFPCKDIPSNLTKFRDEVTRRLRYESQLFGWLLIGIVAVLVFLTKCLKHCCSPLSYRQEAYWAQYRANEDKLFRRTAEVHSRILAANNVKHFFGFVALDKEEKELVQEFPVEGVQPSPQWNAITGVYIYRENKGFPLYSRLHKWAKGVEGNGPTPEGHEMLFLAS